In Nakamurella antarctica, the following are encoded in one genomic region:
- the miaB gene encoding tRNA (N6-isopentenyl adenosine(37)-C2)-methylthiotransferase MiaB translates to MSTVHHPADPQSSANPAFGASVAASGGASLEADSTLTPRVRTYQVRTYGCQMNVHDSERLSGLLEDAGYERVLADDVADVVVFNTCAVRENADNKLYGNLGMLASVKATRPGMQIAVGGCLAQKDRSEIQRRAPWVDVVFGTHNVGALPTLLERSRHNEEAQMEILDSLEVFPSSLPARRESAYAGWVSISVGCNNTCTFCIVPSLRGKETDRRPGDILAEVKMLAADGVLEVTLLGQNVNSYGAEFGDKQAFAKLLRACGAVPGLERVRFTSPHPKDFTDDVIDAMAQTANVCPQLHMPLQSGSDRILKSMRRSYRGEKYRGIIGRVREVLPHAAVTTDIIVGFPGETEDDFQQTLDMVRFARFSTAYTFQYSPRPGTPAATMPDQVPAEVVSDRYRRLHAVVEEVALEGNREQVGTIVELLVASNEGRKDSASERLSGRARDGRLVHFTPQGAAVQGIIRPGDVVTTTISYAAPYHLVADAAVLTHRRTIAGDRHEAGIRPKTPGVGLGLPSFGRPAPVAATAPACAG, encoded by the coding sequence ATGTCTACCGTCCACCACCCCGCGGACCCCCAGAGCAGCGCAAATCCCGCCTTCGGCGCTTCAGTTGCCGCTAGCGGCGGTGCATCACTCGAGGCCGATAGCACCCTGACTCCCCGGGTACGCACCTACCAGGTGCGTACCTACGGGTGTCAAATGAACGTCCACGACTCGGAGCGACTTTCGGGACTTCTCGAAGATGCGGGATACGAGCGCGTCCTGGCGGACGACGTTGCCGACGTGGTTGTTTTCAACACCTGCGCCGTCCGTGAGAACGCGGACAATAAGCTCTACGGCAACTTGGGGATGCTGGCATCGGTCAAGGCCACACGGCCCGGGATGCAAATCGCGGTCGGCGGATGCCTCGCGCAGAAGGACCGCAGCGAAATTCAGCGCAGAGCCCCCTGGGTAGATGTGGTCTTCGGTACGCACAACGTTGGCGCGTTGCCCACGCTGCTGGAACGGTCCCGGCACAACGAAGAAGCTCAGATGGAAATCCTCGATTCGCTTGAGGTGTTCCCGTCCTCCCTGCCCGCACGCCGCGAATCCGCCTATGCGGGCTGGGTGTCTATCTCCGTGGGGTGCAACAACACCTGCACGTTCTGCATCGTGCCGAGCCTTCGCGGTAAGGAAACCGACCGCCGCCCGGGCGACATTCTCGCCGAGGTGAAAATGTTGGCCGCCGACGGGGTTCTCGAGGTGACGCTGCTCGGGCAAAACGTCAATTCCTATGGAGCCGAGTTCGGGGACAAGCAAGCCTTTGCCAAACTCCTCCGCGCATGTGGCGCAGTGCCCGGCCTTGAGCGCGTTCGATTCACCTCGCCGCACCCAAAAGACTTCACCGATGACGTCATCGATGCGATGGCCCAGACCGCCAACGTATGTCCGCAACTGCACATGCCGCTGCAGTCGGGTTCTGATCGGATCCTCAAATCGATGCGGCGCTCCTACCGCGGTGAGAAATACCGCGGCATCATCGGCCGGGTGCGCGAGGTGCTTCCACACGCGGCGGTCACCACCGACATCATCGTTGGCTTCCCCGGCGAGACCGAGGATGATTTCCAGCAAACCCTTGACATGGTGCGCTTCGCCAGGTTCAGCACGGCTTACACCTTCCAATATTCCCCGCGCCCCGGCACCCCCGCCGCCACGATGCCCGATCAGGTACCGGCGGAGGTCGTCTCTGATCGCTATCGCCGGCTGCACGCCGTGGTTGAAGAGGTTGCGCTGGAAGGCAACAGGGAGCAAGTCGGGACAATCGTAGAGTTGCTGGTCGCATCAAACGAAGGTCGCAAGGACTCTGCGAGCGAGCGGCTCAGCGGCCGAGCTCGAGATGGTCGCTTGGTGCATTTCACGCCCCAAGGCGCCGCGGTCCAGGGGATAATTCGCCCCGGGGACGTCGTCACCACGACGATCAGTTACGCGGCGCCGTATCACTTGGTCGCCGATGCAGCGGTGCTCACCCACCGCCGCACCATCGCCGGTGATCGTCATGAGGCTGGGATCAGGCCAAAAACACCCGGAGTGGGCCTCGGGCTCCCATCTTTCGGCCGACCCGCCCCTGTTGCCGCTACCGCGCCAGCCTGCGCGGGGTGA
- a CDS encoding nucleoside/nucleotide kinase family protein has translation MSPNRASAEPSALARRICSLSDIAHARVIVGIVGAPGGGKSTLAAAVVAMLGAAAVHVPMDGYHLAQTVLDQAGLTDVKGAPQTFDAAGYVSLLQRIRAHPKTESVFAPQFRREIEEPIAGAIEVKPHHQYVVTEGNYLLLDQHPWDRIPALLDEAWFLLTPEDVRLDRLVARHLRYGRPEDQSWERATTGTDGVNGRLVLATQQRADLLLHE, from the coding sequence ATGTCACCGAATCGGGCCAGCGCCGAACCGTCGGCGCTGGCCCGACGGATTTGTTCTCTGTCCGACATCGCTCACGCACGGGTAATAGTGGGTATCGTCGGCGCGCCCGGTGGCGGGAAATCGACGCTTGCTGCCGCCGTAGTAGCCATGTTGGGTGCCGCGGCGGTCCATGTACCGATGGATGGCTACCATCTAGCCCAGACAGTGCTCGACCAAGCCGGGCTGACGGACGTCAAGGGTGCTCCGCAGACCTTCGATGCCGCCGGTTACGTATCCCTCCTGCAACGGATCAGGGCGCACCCGAAGACAGAATCGGTCTTCGCGCCACAGTTCCGTCGTGAAATCGAAGAGCCCATTGCTGGCGCCATCGAGGTCAAACCCCACCACCAATACGTCGTCACCGAAGGCAACTACCTTCTGCTTGACCAACATCCCTGGGACCGGATCCCGGCGTTGCTCGACGAAGCGTGGTTCCTTCTCACCCCTGAGGACGTCCGGCTTGATCGACTAGTCGCGCGTCATCTCCGGTACGGGCGCCCGGAAGACCAATCATGGGAGCGAGCGACCACTGGCACCGACGGCGTCAACGGCCGCTTGGTGCTCGCCACGCAGCAACGCGCGGACCTTCTGCTCCACGAATAG
- the recA gene encoding recombinase RecA, with protein MAAAPDREKALGIALAQIEKQFGKGSVMRLGDEVRAPIEVIPTGSIALDVALGIGGLPRGRVIEIYGPESSGKTTLTLHAVASVQAAGGIAAFIDAEHALDPEYAKKLGVDTDALLVSQPDTGEQALEIADMLIRSGAIDLVVIDSVAALVPRAEIEGEMGDSHVGLQARLMSQALRKITGALSNTNTTMIFINQLREKIGVMFGSPETTTGGKALKFYASVRLDIRRIEALKDGTDVVGNRTRVKVVKNKVAPPFKQAEFDIIYGHGISREGSLIDVGVEQGIVRKAGAWYTYDGEQLGQGKENVRTHLTDNPDIANEIEKKIKEKLGVGAQVNLDAPVAAPVDF; from the coding sequence ATGGCGGCAGCACCGGATCGCGAAAAAGCACTGGGCATTGCGCTTGCGCAGATTGAGAAGCAGTTCGGCAAAGGCTCGGTGATGCGCCTCGGTGACGAAGTGCGTGCACCGATCGAAGTGATCCCGACGGGATCCATTGCGCTGGATGTTGCGTTGGGGATCGGCGGACTTCCTCGCGGCCGCGTTATCGAGATCTATGGTCCGGAATCCTCCGGTAAGACCACGTTGACGCTGCATGCGGTAGCAAGTGTTCAAGCCGCTGGCGGCATCGCAGCGTTCATCGATGCCGAGCACGCGCTCGATCCGGAATATGCAAAGAAACTGGGAGTAGACACCGATGCGTTGCTGGTGTCCCAGCCAGATACAGGCGAGCAGGCACTTGAGATCGCGGATATGTTGATTCGCTCGGGCGCCATCGATCTCGTCGTTATCGACTCTGTCGCCGCACTGGTGCCGCGTGCGGAAATTGAAGGCGAAATGGGAGACAGCCACGTAGGTCTTCAGGCTCGACTGATGTCGCAGGCGCTGCGGAAGATCACCGGCGCATTGAGCAACACGAACACCACGATGATTTTTATCAATCAGCTGCGTGAAAAGATCGGCGTCATGTTCGGTTCCCCCGAAACGACCACCGGTGGTAAGGCGCTGAAGTTCTATGCTTCGGTACGTCTTGACATCCGACGTATCGAAGCCTTGAAGGACGGCACCGACGTTGTCGGCAACCGCACCAGGGTCAAGGTCGTGAAGAACAAGGTTGCCCCTCCCTTCAAGCAGGCGGAGTTCGACATCATCTACGGCCACGGTATTTCGCGTGAAGGCTCGTTGATCGATGTCGGCGTCGAACAGGGCATCGTCCGCAAAGCTGGCGCGTGGTACACCTACGACGGCGAGCAGCTGGGGCAGGGTAAAGAAAACGTCCGAACGCATCTCACGGACAACCCCGACATCGCTAACGAGATCGAAAAGAAGATCAAGGAAAAGCTCGGGGTCGGCGCCCAGGTCAACCTGGACGCGCCGGTGGCTGCCCCCGTCGACTTCTGA
- a CDS encoding MYXO-CTERM sorting domain-containing protein: protein MDFTDLNSPLSQVIFLAMLLVTLAMLLRRRKGK, encoded by the coding sequence ATGGATTTCACAGATCTGAACTCCCCGCTGAGCCAGGTTATTTTTCTCGCGATGCTGCTCGTCACCTTGGCGATGCTATTGCGAAGACGGAAGGGCAAGTAG
- the rny gene encoding ribonuclease Y, translating to MDNPVLIILEVLVVVLLAVLIYTQFRRRPEQQSQAPVLNDEFARQMMAQITAAQTKHTGSMPSPAELEQAKKEAAELRRQAALDADKARAAATAAAEELRAAAVAQAEAIRSTARDEVSRERKEIRVELDQIRQRAQDEGLRAAELASVALKADRADLLAAQQAFTESSAQLARDLRAFDSERAASVAARAEVDAGRTALEVRQEALHRDAAALQLREAELADQASVVTARAVEHERELERIGGLTVDEAKNQLLTKVEVQVRREAAIMTRRIEAEAEATAKQKARVIVADAVQKVASDQTSQSVVSVVHLPAEEVKGRIIGREGRNIRTFETVTGVNVIIDDTPEAVLLSCFDPVRREVGRVTLMMLIEDGRIHPHRIEEAYERAQDEVEALCHRAAEDAMVEVGIAEVHPELMKLLGHLKYRTSYGQNVLGHMVETGHIARGIAYEMGIDPAIVVRGAFLHDIGKALTHEARGSHAIVGAELARRYGESEEVAHCIEAHHDEVSPSTIEAVLTQASDSCSGGRPGARRESLESYVQRMERIEAIASAKNGVEKVFAMQAGRELRVMVKPDVVDDIEAHMIAREVAKQIEEELTYPGQVRVTVIRESRATEIAR from the coding sequence ATGGATAACCCAGTTCTGATCATTCTTGAAGTGCTTGTAGTCGTGTTGCTGGCGGTACTGATCTATACACAGTTCCGACGACGCCCCGAACAGCAGTCTCAAGCTCCCGTCCTTAATGACGAATTCGCCCGCCAGATGATGGCTCAGATCACCGCAGCCCAAACCAAGCACACAGGTTCGATGCCATCGCCGGCCGAGTTGGAGCAGGCCAAAAAGGAAGCGGCGGAACTACGACGGCAGGCAGCTCTGGATGCTGATAAAGCCAGAGCAGCGGCAACAGCAGCAGCCGAGGAGCTCAGAGCCGCGGCCGTAGCTCAGGCCGAAGCAATCCGGTCTACTGCCCGCGACGAAGTGAGCCGCGAGCGTAAGGAAATCCGAGTCGAGCTTGACCAAATCCGCCAACGTGCGCAGGACGAGGGCTTGCGAGCGGCCGAATTAGCTTCGGTAGCGTTGAAAGCTGACCGTGCTGATCTGCTGGCGGCGCAACAGGCATTCACCGAGTCGAGCGCTCAACTGGCGCGCGACTTACGGGCTTTCGACAGCGAACGAGCAGCTTCGGTCGCTGCTCGAGCTGAGGTGGACGCCGGACGCACCGCGCTCGAGGTTCGGCAGGAGGCATTACACCGCGACGCAGCGGCACTGCAGTTGCGTGAGGCAGAACTTGCGGATCAGGCAAGCGTCGTGACAGCTCGGGCCGTCGAACACGAACGTGAGCTTGAACGAATCGGCGGTCTCACTGTGGATGAGGCGAAGAATCAGCTGCTCACCAAGGTGGAGGTTCAGGTTAGGCGCGAAGCAGCCATTATGACCCGTCGGATAGAAGCTGAAGCCGAAGCCACCGCCAAGCAAAAGGCTCGGGTAATAGTTGCCGATGCGGTGCAGAAAGTGGCAAGCGACCAGACTTCTCAGTCGGTGGTCTCGGTGGTACACCTCCCCGCTGAAGAGGTGAAGGGGCGAATTATCGGCCGCGAAGGCCGCAATATTCGAACTTTCGAAACTGTCACCGGCGTCAACGTCATTATCGACGACACGCCGGAGGCTGTTCTGCTGTCATGTTTCGACCCGGTCCGCCGCGAAGTCGGTCGCGTCACGTTGATGATGTTGATCGAAGACGGGCGCATTCACCCGCACCGGATCGAGGAGGCGTACGAGCGCGCTCAGGATGAAGTCGAGGCTTTGTGTCACAGGGCGGCCGAGGACGCGATGGTCGAGGTCGGCATTGCTGAGGTACACCCGGAGCTGATGAAGCTGCTGGGGCACCTGAAGTACCGCACGTCCTACGGGCAGAATGTGTTGGGTCATATGGTCGAAACCGGCCATATTGCCCGCGGTATTGCGTACGAGATGGGTATCGACCCGGCAATTGTGGTGCGGGGGGCTTTCTTGCACGACATCGGAAAGGCCCTCACCCACGAGGCTCGGGGGTCCCACGCGATCGTGGGTGCGGAGCTGGCACGGCGCTACGGCGAGAGCGAAGAGGTGGCGCACTGCATCGAGGCCCACCATGACGAGGTGAGCCCCAGCACGATCGAGGCTGTCCTCACGCAAGCCTCTGATTCGTGCTCCGGCGGCCGGCCGGGTGCACGGCGCGAATCGTTGGAATCCTATGTCCAGCGCATGGAGCGGATCGAGGCCATCGCGAGCGCCAAAAACGGTGTGGAGAAGGTCTTCGCTATGCAGGCCGGGCGTGAACTACGGGTGATGGTGAAACCGGACGTGGTGGACGATATTGAGGCGCACATGATTGCCCGTGAGGTAGCGAAACAGATCGAAGAGGAGCTGACTTACCCAGGCCAGGTTCGCGTCACAGTTATCCGGGAATCGAGAGCGACGGAAATCGCGCGCTAG
- a CDS encoding amino acid ABC transporter permease: MTIKLTFWSALGALVWGIVLAGMRVSPVPLMRGFGTVYVNIFRNTPLTVLITATSIVLADTMLIELSDRFDTNAFALAILGFIAYTATFVCEAIRSGINTVPPGQAEAARAIGLTFIQNLTLIILPQAIRSVIAPLASVLIALTKNTTVAASVGVLEASLLMSNILEFEADGRTAAFLTFAAGFVLLTLPMGLILGAVAKRMTVKR; this comes from the coding sequence ATGACTATCAAGCTCACCTTCTGGTCGGCCCTGGGGGCGCTGGTCTGGGGAATCGTCCTCGCTGGGATGCGCGTCTCACCAGTTCCGTTGATGCGGGGCTTTGGCACTGTTTACGTCAATATCTTCCGCAATACGCCCTTGACCGTGCTGATTACGGCAACTTCCATCGTTCTCGCAGACACGATGTTGATCGAACTGTCAGACCGTTTTGACACCAACGCCTTCGCACTCGCCATCCTTGGATTTATTGCTTACACCGCCACCTTCGTGTGTGAAGCGATCCGCTCGGGCATCAATACGGTGCCCCCGGGCCAGGCTGAAGCCGCCCGCGCCATCGGACTCACCTTCATACAGAACTTGACGCTCATCATCTTGCCGCAGGCAATCCGTTCGGTGATCGCCCCGCTGGCAAGCGTTTTGATCGCTCTCACGAAGAACACGACGGTGGCTGCCAGCGTCGGCGTTCTCGAAGCGTCGCTCCTGATGTCGAACATCCTCGAATTCGAAGCCGACGGTAGGACGGCGGCGTTCCTTACTTTTGCGGCGGGGTTCGTCCTCCTCACCCTGCCGATGGGTCTCATCCTCGGCGCAGTAGCCAAACGAATGACGGTGAAGCGATGA
- a CDS encoding amino acid ABC transporter ATP-binding protein encodes MIGMYDVEKHFGSLHVLKNIKLEVPAGQVLVVLGPSGSGKSTLCRTINRLEPVDSGKITIDGVVLPDEGKALAQLRADVGMVFQSFNLFAHKSILHNVMLGPVKVRKMKKGDAEKLAVSLLERVGIASQKDKLPAQLSGGQQQRVAIARALAMQPKVMLFDEPTSALDPEMVNEVLDVMTSLAKEGMTMVCVTHEMGFARKAADRVIFMAEGEIVEDSTPESFFTNPQSSRAKDFLSKILTH; translated from the coding sequence ATGATCGGCATGTACGACGTCGAGAAGCACTTCGGCTCTCTACACGTACTGAAAAATATCAAGCTGGAAGTTCCGGCCGGTCAAGTTCTGGTGGTCCTCGGTCCCTCGGGCTCCGGAAAATCCACGCTGTGTCGCACCATCAATCGGCTTGAGCCTGTGGATTCCGGAAAAATCACCATCGACGGTGTCGTTCTGCCCGACGAGGGCAAGGCGCTGGCGCAACTTCGCGCGGACGTCGGCATGGTCTTTCAGTCGTTCAACCTTTTCGCGCACAAATCCATCCTGCACAACGTGATGCTCGGCCCGGTCAAGGTGCGCAAGATGAAAAAGGGAGACGCGGAAAAGCTAGCCGTGTCGCTTCTCGAGCGCGTGGGCATTGCCTCGCAAAAAGACAAACTTCCCGCACAGCTCTCCGGCGGTCAGCAGCAGCGCGTCGCCATCGCTCGCGCCCTCGCCATGCAGCCCAAGGTGATGTTGTTCGACGAGCCCACTTCCGCTCTTGACCCGGAAATGGTTAACGAAGTACTCGACGTGATGACCTCCCTCGCGAAGGAAGGCATGACCATGGTCTGCGTGACCCACGAGATGGGCTTTGCTCGCAAAGCAGCAGACCGGGTCATTTTCATGGCCGAGGGCGAAATCGTCGAGGACTCGACGCCAGAGAGCTTCTTCACCAACCCACAGTCCTCGCGAGCCAAGGACTTCCTGTCAAAAATTTTGACCCACTGA
- a CDS encoding DUF3046 domain-containing protein has product MTEFRLLMEEYFGPVRAASVAQDHVFGSLQGLTANQALRGGYEARQVWVAVCEAFEVPDTLRWGLPD; this is encoded by the coding sequence ATGACTGAGTTTCGACTCCTGATGGAAGAGTACTTTGGTCCCGTGAGGGCTGCATCGGTGGCACAGGATCATGTGTTTGGTTCGCTTCAAGGGCTGACGGCGAACCAGGCGCTCCGAGGTGGTTATGAAGCTCGACAGGTGTGGGTCGCAGTGTGCGAGGCATTCGAAGTGCCGGACACGCTTCGCTGGGGGCTGCCGGATTGA
- a CDS encoding amino acid ABC transporter permease, whose amino-acid sequence MSSLNVLYDAPGPKAKRRNLILSVIFAVLLLWVVYIVLVALNDKGQLDSEKWSPFLHAEIWSTYLLPGLWQTVRAALLSLVIALPVGALLAVGRLSDHRVISAPCTVIIEFFRAIPVLLLMVFAKVIFVAAEVGSEELRPLLAVVTGLVLYNASVLAEVFRSGIASLPSGQTEASLAIGLRKGQIMTIILLPQALTAMLPAIVSQLVVIVKDTALGGLLTIEYPELLRSSKTAFSNFQNVVPMFIVAALIFIALNLTLTTIASQLEKYLRNRRSGGKGSKPLLGSTETATETEVLNAPGITETDPPRLTK is encoded by the coding sequence ATGAGCTCTCTGAACGTGTTGTATGACGCGCCCGGCCCCAAAGCCAAGCGGCGCAACCTTATTCTTTCCGTCATATTCGCCGTCCTGCTGCTGTGGGTCGTTTACATCGTTCTTGTCGCCTTGAACGACAAGGGGCAACTCGATTCCGAGAAGTGGTCTCCGTTCCTCCACGCCGAGATTTGGAGTACCTACCTGCTCCCCGGTCTCTGGCAAACAGTGCGGGCCGCGCTGCTCTCACTGGTGATTGCGCTGCCGGTGGGCGCACTGTTGGCAGTGGGCAGGCTCTCCGATCACCGCGTGATCAGCGCGCCGTGCACCGTCATTATTGAGTTTTTCAGGGCTATCCCCGTCCTTCTCTTAATGGTTTTTGCCAAGGTGATCTTCGTCGCTGCAGAGGTGGGCAGCGAAGAGCTCCGCCCGCTGCTAGCGGTGGTGACGGGCTTGGTGCTCTACAACGCATCCGTGCTCGCCGAGGTATTTCGGTCGGGAATTGCGTCGCTGCCAAGCGGTCAGACGGAAGCGTCGCTGGCCATTGGGCTACGAAAAGGTCAGATCATGACGATCATCCTGCTCCCCCAGGCCTTGACCGCGATGCTGCCCGCTATCGTCAGCCAACTTGTGGTTATCGTCAAGGACACCGCACTCGGCGGTTTGCTCACTATCGAGTACCCCGAGTTGCTACGTTCGTCGAAGACGGCGTTCTCCAATTTCCAGAACGTGGTGCCGATGTTCATTGTCGCAGCGTTGATCTTCATCGCGCTCAACCTCACGTTGACGACGATCGCATCGCAGCTGGAAAAGTATCTGCGTAATCGGCGCAGCGGCGGAAAAGGCTCCAAGCCCCTCCTTGGAAGCACTGAGACAGCTACGGAGACTGAGGTCCTCAATGCCCCGGGAATCACAGAAACCGACCCACCGCGGCTGACGAAATAG
- a CDS encoding glutamate ABC transporter substrate-binding protein: protein MSSATEAMTPAAGGAVDPGNSKLLQNAAAGKLTIGIKFDQPGLGLKNPDGTFSGFDVEIARLVAKTLGVEEAGITWKETPSKSRESAIENGEVDYIVGTYSITDKRKEVISFAGPYFVAHQDLLVQAGNTDITGPEALNGKKLCSVTGSTSAAKVKETLASEVQLKEYGTYSECLPALESGAVDAVTTDDTILAGLSAQNPGKFKVVGKAFSDENYGIGLAKGDAAGQAAINSALEAAFADGSWKAALEKTIGSTLASIPAPPAITQK, encoded by the coding sequence ATGTCTTCCGCCACCGAAGCGATGACCCCCGCTGCTGGCGGCGCGGTCGATCCGGGCAACTCCAAACTTCTGCAGAACGCGGCCGCCGGAAAGTTGACCATCGGCATCAAGTTCGACCAACCGGGCCTCGGACTCAAGAACCCGGATGGCACCTTCTCCGGTTTCGACGTTGAAATTGCGCGACTCGTCGCCAAAACACTCGGCGTCGAAGAAGCCGGAATCACCTGGAAGGAAACCCCCTCCAAATCCCGTGAAAGTGCGATCGAAAACGGCGAAGTCGACTACATCGTCGGCACTTACTCCATCACGGACAAGCGCAAGGAAGTTATCTCCTTCGCCGGACCGTACTTCGTTGCCCACCAAGATCTCTTAGTTCAGGCAGGCAACACCGACATCACCGGCCCAGAAGCCCTCAACGGCAAAAAGTTGTGTTCCGTCACCGGCTCAACCTCCGCTGCCAAGGTCAAGGAGACCCTGGCATCTGAAGTTCAGCTCAAGGAATACGGCACCTACTCCGAGTGCCTGCCGGCTCTCGAGTCCGGCGCAGTTGACGCAGTCACCACCGACGACACCATTCTGGCCGGCCTTTCCGCTCAGAACCCCGGCAAGTTCAAGGTGGTTGGCAAGGCATTCTCCGATGAGAATTACGGCATCGGGCTTGCCAAGGGCGATGCCGCTGGCCAGGCAGCAATCAACTCTGCGCTAGAGGCCGCGTTTGCGGACGGTTCGTGGAAGGCCGCGTTGGAAAAGACCATCGGTTCCACGCTCGCCAGCATCCCGGCTCCCCCGGCGATCACCCAGAAGTAG
- a CDS encoding regulatory protein RecX, producing the protein MPRPLLGADSSPANEAHSVHEAHSVHEDASWVPSVPASQRADVIAALRLQLQQVMDADRIPAPDSIAASGSPPRSAEREGARPRTAVDGKRLPEDPSGSEYRSLFGSDSGSARRERGEKRAGRSGAAERSRRDQVRGQQVAAGPPSDPDTEARAICLRLLATSARPRANLADALRRKEIPDSVATRVLDRYAELGLIDDAAYAHAYVRTKHKERGLGRRGLAVELKRKGIDDEIAIEALTEINSDDEYERARTLVEKRIAAAMVAGPVAARRRLVALLARRGYSAEVSYRIVGEALSSHGAEILDELSAD; encoded by the coding sequence ATGCCAAGACCGTTGTTGGGCGCCGACAGCTCCCCAGCGAACGAAGCCCACTCAGTTCACGAAGCCCACTCAGTTCACGAAGACGCCAGCTGGGTGCCTTCGGTGCCCGCTAGTCAACGAGCAGATGTCATTGCAGCGCTGCGTCTGCAACTTCAGCAGGTAATGGACGCTGACAGGATTCCTGCCCCAGACAGCATTGCTGCATCGGGCTCACCTCCACGAAGCGCTGAACGAGAAGGTGCACGGCCGCGAACCGCCGTCGATGGTAAGCGGCTACCCGAGGACCCATCGGGCAGCGAATATCGGTCGCTTTTTGGCAGCGACAGTGGTTCGGCCAGGCGAGAGCGCGGCGAGAAAAGGGCGGGACGATCAGGCGCCGCAGAGCGTTCGAGGAGAGATCAGGTCCGGGGTCAGCAAGTCGCGGCTGGCCCGCCGAGCGACCCAGACACCGAGGCTAGGGCCATCTGCCTACGACTTTTGGCCACTTCCGCTCGGCCACGGGCAAACCTCGCCGACGCCCTCCGGAGGAAAGAGATACCCGACTCTGTGGCTACTCGGGTGCTTGATCGGTACGCCGAATTAGGGCTTATCGACGATGCTGCTTACGCCCACGCTTACGTGCGAACAAAGCACAAGGAGCGGGGGCTCGGTCGGCGTGGATTGGCGGTGGAGCTAAAACGCAAGGGTATCGACGACGAGATCGCCATCGAAGCTCTCACCGAAATCAACAGCGACGATGAATACGAGCGGGCGCGGACCCTCGTCGAAAAGCGGATTGCGGCCGCAATGGTTGCTGGCCCGGTAGCCGCTCGCCGACGGTTGGTCGCACTGCTGGCAAGGCGCGGGTATTCCGCGGAAGTGAGCTACCGAATTGTGGGTGAGGCGCTCAGCTCCCATGGCGCAGAAATATTGGACGAATTAAGCGCTGACTAG